A window from Aerococcus sp. Group 1 encodes these proteins:
- the pfkA gene encoding 6-phosphofructokinase, translating into MAKKIAVLTSGGDAPGMNAAIRAIVRKIIFDGNEAYGVRYGFRGLADGDIFQMTAADVSTLSSRGGTILFTARYPEFAEEEGQLKALEQLKRHEIDGLVVIGGDGSYQGALALSRRGFPTVGIPGTIDNDIPGTDFTIGFDTACNTALEALDKLRDTAKSHMRTFVVEVMGRHAGDIALWSGIGCGADQVIIPEINFDIQEVVDQINQGREKGKKHTLIVLAEGVMPGYKFADLLDEYGNYHIRTTVLGHVQRGGSPSAKDRMLATSLGHAAVEALSKGQSGICMGIVDNKIVYTDIENALEKKDDRQKRNTLNKYLYDLNQETSVWS; encoded by the coding sequence ATCGTACGTAAGATCATTTTTGATGGTAACGAAGCTTATGGGGTACGTTATGGATTCCGTGGCTTAGCAGATGGAGATATTTTCCAAATGACTGCTGCTGATGTTTCCACCCTATCTTCGCGTGGCGGAACGATTCTGTTTACAGCCCGCTACCCTGAATTTGCAGAGGAAGAAGGCCAACTCAAAGCCTTAGAACAATTAAAACGTCATGAAATTGACGGCTTGGTTGTCATTGGCGGAGACGGGTCCTACCAAGGGGCTTTAGCCTTGTCACGACGTGGCTTCCCAACGGTTGGTATTCCTGGAACAATCGATAATGATATTCCTGGTACTGACTTTACCATCGGTTTTGATACGGCATGCAACACTGCCCTAGAAGCTTTGGATAAGTTAAGAGATACCGCCAAAAGCCACATGCGGACTTTTGTGGTTGAAGTAATGGGGCGGCATGCTGGAGATATCGCCTTATGGTCTGGCATTGGATGTGGTGCTGACCAAGTGATTATTCCAGAAATTAATTTTGATATCCAAGAGGTCGTTGACCAAATTAATCAAGGACGTGAAAAGGGTAAGAAGCATACCCTCATTGTTTTAGCTGAAGGCGTTATGCCAGGCTATAAATTTGCTGATTTACTGGATGAATATGGAAATTACCACATTCGGACTACCGTATTAGGACACGTTCAACGTGGAGGATCACCAAGCGCTAAGGACCGTATGTTAGCAACTTCTTTAGGACATGCAGCGGTTGAAGCTTTAAGCAAGGGTCAATCTGGAATATGTATGGGAATTGTAGATAATAAAATTGTCTATACCGACATTGAAAATGCCCTAGAGAAAAAAGACGACCGTCAAAAACGTAATACGCTCAATAAATATCTCTATGATCTTAACCAAGAAACCTCAGTTTGGTCTTAA